The Raphanus sativus cultivar WK10039 unplaced genomic scaffold, ASM80110v3 Scaffold2598, whole genome shotgun sequence DNA window ATAGAAATGTAGAATCAGAACCCTAGAATCGGCGGGGGAAGGTGGATGAATTCTCGAGGCGCCGTATAGTCTATCGCCGGATTCGAtcgagagagtgagagagagcgCGAGAGAGACGCGGGAATGTTCAGTTGTAAAGTGAGCTTCATTTCACATTTTAATTTGTCTTTGggctttttattgttttgtgaGGCCCATCATTAAACCCAATTCGGCCTACGTTTAGATTTAGAAGATACGATTACGGTAAATTACATTTTTGTCTTTGGAACTTCAAAAGCTACAAAAGGTAAGGCTAGAGCCAGGCTTtgactacaaaaaaaaactttaaactaaagCCGTACTACTCAACTTGGCAGGTTCAGGTCCAAGGGAGTCTGTGGACGTGTCTGCTGCTTCACTGTGGGTAGGTTAGATTCTTCTAcactcttttctttctttcttttgcctGCCTTTGCTTCTCCTGAAGGATTGCTTGAGCTTGAGCTTCCTTTTAGTTTCTCATGCTTCTGCTTCGACTTGTCACGGGACATGTCCGCTGTAGGTTGAGTGTGGACTAGAGACGTGGTGGTTGCGCTTGGGACAACGCCTGTTGTTTTATCTCCAACACCTGATGTCTTGTCGGGACAAGCTGTACCCTCTGATTTTGGTACCAATTGTGTCTGTTTCCTCTTTGTCATCTTCCCTTGATCcttcaataacaaaaaaaaatgactcATGAAATGCGAGAGATTAGCGAGAGAAATTATGGAGAAAAAagttttgagaattttttttaagtacCATCTCTTTCCCAAGATTTACGTGCATCGCTCTCCGTCTTTCTTTTGCCCGGCAAATGGCACGTTTGATCCCATGATTGTCCATTAACCTATTTGGCCAGAGTTCAGCTAACTGTAGCATGAATAAAAATCACAAAAGAAAACCACTTAGGAAGATTCGATAACAGGGAAGGACTAGTTTAGTGACTTGGAAAGAAAATAGACAACGGGTGCCAAAAGATAAGGAACTCACATTCGCATAAAGCTTTCTAATCTGCGGACCTGAATCTTCATCCAACCCCTAGTATTACCAAAAAAACAGAGACACTTTAATTATGGATCTAATACAGTTGGAAAACATTGTTATGCGAAAATGGAGAATCTTAATTACATCAACAAAGATGTCATATAGATCACACAATTTGTCCTCCAGCGCCTCATCCATGACAAACTTCTTCTTCGTAGAAGGAGGAGGATTTTCAAAATCGTCTGATGTTCCACCTTCTTGATTCGGTTTCTGTGAGATACAATTTATGTCAGTGGAAAGAATGTTTCGTTTGTGCCTCAGACAAGAACTAAAGTATATATGTAAAACACCGGATAAAAAATCCATTTGAAAATCAGATCAGTGAAGCTACTAGAGTAGAAGAGAGGAGTAGAGAACCTGAAGTTCCATCAACGGAACTTGTGTTTTTAGCGTCTCAATAACTTCATTCTTGATACGTTCGAATCTATTATCTTTTTCTCGATTTGCAGTGTCTTCGGAATCAATCATGATTTTCAAGTTCCTCTGTAACAATAAGCATTTAGCTTTAGCTCCTTCTCTAATACAGCATATATAGTTAGCACTTTCTGAAAAATAAAAGCGTTCGCCTATAACTTAAAAAGTTTCTAACTACTATTATGCCTCAAGCGAGAGTTACAACCCCATTCCAATAACAAGTCTTTGTATACATGGGATAGAGGTGATTACCTTCAACGATCTAACCTGTATTAGGTGACCGACAACGCTCATGAGACGATCGATTAACTCTCCTGATAAATTCCCTTGGCTCGCTTGCTTCGAGAAAATAAAATTCTGGTCTTTTTCACACATCTGggagattttaaatttaataaaagaaaaaaaaggacaaCAAGAAGAGTTTGATTACCGCAATCCTAGCAACTTTAGCAAGTTTCATTTTTACGTCTCTTGGCAATCTCCTCTTCACTACTTGGGAAGAGGTATCAGCATCTTGATTATCCGTAGCAGCAGGAGGCCTTGCTGCAGTAAATTTGATAATAGTTTGCTAAATGATATATAAAGTGTCATGCATGTACAAAACAAGTGATCGAACAGTTGAAACTCACATTCAGCGACCACCTTCTCCAATTCCTTGAAGGCTTTCTCAAGTGTCGACGTTTTAGGCCTGGCGTTAGAACCGGCTTTCTTCtgaataaagagagagagaggggttaTTGCAGGattaagaaaaagaagttaaataTGCAAGAAAAAAGGCACTAAGCGAGTATTAGCCAGAAAGATAAACCCAGAGTCAGAGATGGAAACTAGAGCAGCAGATAGACAAAAGACGTTGAATGGGTGTCAGCTTCAGAGCATGACACATGTATACCATC harbors:
- the LOC130505810 gene encoding ubinuclein-2-like isoform X3, which gives rise to MGQTKPATDVNSTSGESSKPSAKLLTAGDRRLLEVELRQGETTYVSWKKLVKEASKDDFSSGSGPDPPPPPANANPNLESRLAPGAPAEGGTVDQPHSNRFNAVIEKIERLYMGRDSSDGEELDGAPDDDEYDTGDSFIDDVELDEYFEVDDAKIKHDGFFVNKGKLEQVEPSITTTSSKQPKKRKRKESAKPCGDVVDVSSKQGKIAKTAGGKDQSVASGLSPKNKSNDPKMVQNSVSPLKVQSGNDSLSLENVKHSDKANHQSRNTTSPTSKAVGSSGAKSAHQQTSSVPGISRPNVLGKSTVARQKENNGMHDQDNATKKAGSNARPKTSTLEKAFKELEKVVAESRPPAATDNQDADTSSQVVKRRLPRDVKMKLAKVARIANFIFSKQASQGNLSGELIDRLMSVVGHLIQVRSLKRNLKIMIDSEDTANREKDNRFERIKNEVIETLKTQVPLMELQKPNQEGGTSDDFENPPPSTKKKFVMDEALEDKLCDLYDIFVDGLDEDSGPQIRKLYANLAELWPNRLMDNHGIKRAICRAKERRRAMHVNLGKEMDQGKMTKRKQTQLVPKSEGTACPDKTSGVGDKTTGVVPSATTTSLVHTQPTADMSRDKSKQKHEKLKGSSSSSNPSGEAKAGKRKKEKSVEESNLPTVKQQTRPQTPLDLNLPS
- the LOC130505810 gene encoding ubinuclein-2-like isoform X1: MGQTKPATDVNSTSGESSKPSAKLLTAGDRRLLEVELRQGETTYVSWKKLVKEASKDDFSSGSGPDPPPPPANANPNLESRLAPGAPAEGGTVDQPHSNRFNAVIEKIERLYMGRDSSDGEELDGAPDDDEYDTGDSFIDDVELDEYFEVDDAKIKHDGFFVNKGKLEQVEPSITTTSSKQPKKRKRKESAKPCGDVVDVSSKQGKIAKTAGGKDQSVASGLSPKNKSNDPKMVQNSVSPLKVQSGNDSLSLENVKHSDKANHQSRNTTSPTSKAVGSSGAKSAHQQTSSVPGISRPNVLGKSTVARQKENNGMHDQDNATVSRQSNQITKKAGSNARPKTSTLEKAFKELEKVVAESRPPAATDNQDADTSSQVVKRRLPRDVKMKLAKVARIANFIFSKQASQGNLSGELIDRLMSVVGHLIQVRSLKRNLKIMIDSEDTANREKDNRFERIKNEVIETLKTQVPLMELQKPNQEGGTSDDFENPPPSTKKKFVMDEALEDKLCDLYDIFVDGLDEDSGPQIRKLYANLAELWPNRLMDNHGIKRAICRAKERRRAMHVNLGKEMDQGKMTKRKQTQLVPKSEGTACPDKTSGVGDKTTGVVPSATTTSLVHTQPTADMSRDKSKQKHEKLKGSSSSSNPSGEAKAGKRKKEKSVEESNLPTVKQQTRPQTPLDLNLPS
- the LOC130505810 gene encoding ubinuclein-2-like isoform X2, with amino-acid sequence MGQTKPATDVNSTSGESSKPSAKLLTAGDRRLLEVELRQGETTYVSWKKLVKEASKDDFSSGSGPDPPPPPANANPNLESRLAPGAPAEGGTVDQPHSNRFNAVIEKIERLYMGRDSSDGEELDGAPDDDEYDTGDSFIDDVELDEYFEVDDAKIKHDGFFVNKGKLEQVEPSITTTSSKQPKKRKRKESAKPCGDVVDVSSKQGKIAKTAGGKDQSVASGLSPKNKSNDPKMVQNSVSPLKVQSGNDSLSLENVKHSDKANHQSRNTTSPTSKAVGSSGAKSAHQQTSSVPGISRPNVLGKSTVARQKENNGMHDQDNATVSRQSNQITKKAGSNARPKTSTLEKAFKELEKVVAESRPPAATDNQDADTSSQVVKRRLPRDVKMKLAKVARIAQASQGNLSGELIDRLMSVVGHLIQVRSLKRNLKIMIDSEDTANREKDNRFERIKNEVIETLKTQVPLMELQKPNQEGGTSDDFENPPPSTKKKFVMDEALEDKLCDLYDIFVDGLDEDSGPQIRKLYANLAELWPNRLMDNHGIKRAICRAKERRRAMHVNLGKEMDQGKMTKRKQTQLVPKSEGTACPDKTSGVGDKTTGVVPSATTTSLVHTQPTADMSRDKSKQKHEKLKGSSSSSNPSGEAKAGKRKKEKSVEESNLPTVKQQTRPQTPLDLNLPS